In the Streptomyces sp. SJL17-4 genome, ACGCCGGGGCCGACCACGTCAGCCTCCACCTCGTCACCCCCGGACCCGGCTTCGCGCCCGTACGGGAGTGGGAGCGACTCGCCGAACTCCTCCCCGCCTCCCAGCACTTCAGGGGGCGGTCCGTACGGGGAAGCTGAAGGTGCGGCCCTGCTGCTTGAGCCACGGCAGCACCTGCTTCAGGGCCGCGACGGTCTGGGCCCGGTCACCGCCGCCGTCGTGGAAGAGGATCGTCGGCCCGTTGGGCAGCTCGTTCTTGACCGTGGCCACGATGGCGCCCGTGCCCGGCGTCTCGAAGTCCTTGGTGTCCACGTTCCACCCCAGTGGCCGCATCCCGGCCTCGGCGGCGATCCGCCGGCTGCTGGGCGTGAACGCACCGCCCGGCGCCCGGTAGTACTCCACCCGAGCCCCGCCGGCCGCTTCCTCGATCATCTTCTTCGCCTCCAGGATCTGCTGCTTCTGGTAGGCGACGGACTTCTTGTCCATCGTGGTGTCGTGGGACGTGGTGTGGTCGCAGAGCCGGTGCCCGTCCGCCACGACCCTCCGGACCAGGTCGGGGTGTGCCTTGGCCTGCGGTCCGACCATGCAGAACACGGCCTTGACGCCGTTCTCCTTGAGGACGTCCAACACCTGGGGTGTCCACCGCGGGTCGGGCCCGTCATCGATGGTGATGTTCACGGCCTTCCCACCCGCCTCGGCGGCGTGCGCGATGCCTTCGGGCACCTTCACCCGCGACACCGGCGCGGGCGCCGCCGGCTCCTTGGCCCGTTCCGCGGGCGCGGGACCGTGTGATCCCGTCTCCGCCCGGGCGGCGGCTTCGCCGTCCGCCAGCGCGGCGGCCCCCCACGCCGCCAGACTGATTGCGACCGCCGAAGCCGCCACGACTATGTGCGCGGTGTACTTGCCCCTCAGCCCCATGAATGCTGCTCCTTGCCGGTCCTTGACGTTCTCCCCGCTGAGAAGACGGCGGATACGGCCGGACGGTTTCCCCAGTTCGGCGCCAAGTACGGGCGGTGTGGCGTGAGGGTTCAGAGCGACGAGCTTCTGTTGAACCAGCCGCTGAATGCCTGTGCCCCGACCTCGGGTTCGGCGCCGGCGACCGTGCCGGCGCCGGAACCCGTGCCGGCCCGGTGGCGGGCACCGGAGGCGAGGCGTTCGGCCCTCGCCAGGGCCCTCTGCGCCTCCGCCCGCCACGTCGCCGCGTCGGCGTCCGCCCGGGGCGGGGGCAGGAAGGGTCCCCGCTCCGGCGCTTCGGCGGCCGCTCCGAAGAAGTCACCGCCCTTGCGCTTGACGTCGTCCGTGCCCCACGGGCGACCGGGGCCGTGCGCGGGAACCTTCTGGAGGTGGGGGATGTGCTTGGCGCAGTGGATGTAGGCCTCTTCGACGGTGATCACCACCCAGACCACGGCCCGTCGGCCGGGTACCTGGTCGGCCGGGAGCCACGGGTGGGCGCGACGCATCTCTTCGTCGGTGAGGCTCCTGGCCGAGCCGTTGACGTGGAGTCCGATGCGGTCCCGGAGGAAGTCGACCATGAGGATGCCGACCTGCGGGTTCTCCTCGATGTTGCCCAGGCTGGCGTGGACGCCGTTGCCCCGGTACTCGGGGTAGGCGAGCGTCCTGTCGTCCAGCACGTGGAGGAAGCCGGGCGGGCCCGCCCGGAAGGTGTTGTCGCAGGCGCCGTGCCGGTCGGCGGTGGCCAGGAAGAACATCTCCTGGCGGGCGACGAACTCGCGCATGCGGGTGTTCAGCCGGTCGAGGACCTGGGCGGCGTAGAAGCGGTCCGCGCGCTCCGTGGTCGCCATGCGCTGCTGGACCAGATGTTCGCCGTCGCCGCCCGGCCGGACGGTGCGTGCGGAGGTCGTCGGCCGTGGTCCGGCCTGTCGGAAAGTGCTCAACTCGTTGCCCCGACCAGTTCCTCGATGGAGTCGTGCCGTATGCGATGGGTGGGGACGCCGATGCCCACGAGGGTGTCGACGCTGCGGCGGATCATTCCGGGCGGGCCGGACAGGTACGCGTCGTAGGTGTGCCACGGGCCGTACTCGCGTACCGCCTCCGGGAGTCCTCCGGACAGCAGGCCGGCGGGCCCGTCGTCCAGGACCGGGCGCACCGAGAGCCAGGGATGCGACTGCTGCAGCCGGAGCATCGTGTCGATGTCGTACAGCCCTTGGTTCCCGCGGGCGCCGTAGAACACGTTCACGGAGCGCGGCCGGCCGTGCTGGGCGACGTCCTCCACCAGTGCCTTGATGGGTGCGATGCCGGTGCCGCCGCCGAGGCACAGCAGCCCGCTGTCGGTGGTGTGGTCCACCGTCATGGAACCGGAGGGAGGTCCGAGCCGGACGACGTCCCCGGGGCGGGCGCGGTGGACGAGGGCGTTGGAGACCCAGCCCGCCGGTACGGCCTTGACGTGGAAGGACAGCAGCCCGTCGGAACGGGGCGCGGAAGCGAAGGAGTAGTGCCGCCAGACCCGGGGCCACCACGGGGTCTCCAGGCTCGTGTACTGCCCGGCGAGGAAGGGGTACGGCCCGTCGGGCCGGACCGTGACCACCGCGATGTCCCGTGTACGCATCTCATGGGCGACCACCTCGGCCTGCCACCAGGCGGGCGCACGGAGCTCGTCCTCGGTCGCCGCGTCGATCATGATCTGGGAGATCGTGGTGTAGGCGTCCACCCACGCGGCCTCGGTCCGCGGCCCCCAGGTCTCCGGCGCGTGGCGGGCGAGGGCACCGATCAAGGCCTCGCCGACGGCGGGATAGTGCCCGGGGAGCGTGCCGTACTTGCGGTGCCCGCGGCCGAGGTGGGTCAGGTACGTGGTCAGGGTGGCGGGGTCGTCGGCGTGGGTCGCGGCGGTGAGCAGCGCCTTGAACAGGCGGTCGCGCTGGGCGTCCATCGCCGCGGGGAAGAGCTCCCGCAGGGCGGGGTGGCGGAGGAAGAGCAGTGCGTAGAAGTACGAGGTGACCCGGTCGGCGATCGGCTCGATCTCCGCCATCGTGCGGCGCAGCAGCGCAGCACCGGACGAGGCCTCCGGGGCGGCCGGCGCCGGAGGCTTCTCCGGCGGCCGTACGGACTCCGGAGCCGGCCCGCCGGGCCCGGTGCCCGGGGGGCGCGGCGGGCCGCTCGCCTTCCCCGGATCCCGCCCGAACCAGCCGCCGCCCTGACCGCCGCCGGCGGCCGCGCCGGAGCCGTCGGCCGACGGGGTGGTCGGAGCTTCCATCGGTCTGCCTCGCCTCGAACGTCGTCGGTCGGTCTT is a window encoding:
- a CDS encoding globin domain-containing protein, giving the protein MEAPTTPSADGSGAAAGGGQGGGWFGRDPGKASGPPRPPGTGPGGPAPESVRPPEKPPAPAAPEASSGAALLRRTMAEIEPIADRVTSYFYALLFLRHPALRELFPAAMDAQRDRLFKALLTAATHADDPATLTTYLTHLGRGHRKYGTLPGHYPAVGEALIGALARHAPETWGPRTEAAWVDAYTTISQIMIDAATEDELRAPAWWQAEVVAHEMRTRDIAVVTVRPDGPYPFLAGQYTSLETPWWPRVWRHYSFASAPRSDGLLSFHVKAVPAGWVSNALVHRARPGDVVRLGPPSGSMTVDHTTDSGLLCLGGGTGIAPIKALVEDVAQHGRPRSVNVFYGARGNQGLYDIDTMLRLQQSHPWLSVRPVLDDGPAGLLSGGLPEAVREYGPWHTYDAYLSGPPGMIRRSVDTLVGIGVPTHRIRHDSIEELVGATS
- a CDS encoding polysaccharide deacetylase family protein, coding for MGLRGKYTAHIVVAASAVAISLAAWGAAALADGEAAARAETGSHGPAPAERAKEPAAPAPVSRVKVPEGIAHAAEAGGKAVNITIDDGPDPRWTPQVLDVLKENGVKAVFCMVGPQAKAHPDLVRRVVADGHRLCDHTTSHDTTMDKKSVAYQKQQILEAKKMIEEAAGGARVEYYRAPGGAFTPSSRRIAAEAGMRPLGWNVDTKDFETPGTGAIVATVKNELPNGPTILFHDGGGDRAQTVAALKQVLPWLKQQGRTFSFPVRTAP
- a CDS encoding pyridoxamine 5'-phosphate oxidase family protein, yielding MATTERADRFYAAQVLDRLNTRMREFVARQEMFFLATADRHGACDNTFRAGPPGFLHVLDDRTLAYPEYRGNGVHASLGNIEENPQVGILMVDFLRDRIGLHVNGSARSLTDEEMRRAHPWLPADQVPGRRAVVWVVITVEEAYIHCAKHIPHLQKVPAHGPGRPWGTDDVKRKGGDFFGAAAEAPERGPFLPPPRADADAATWRAEAQRALARAERLASGARHRAGTGSGAGTVAGAEPEVGAQAFSGWFNRSSSL